GTGGTCCTTCAGATGATGACAGACGTGGTACATATGCTATCAGTGGTCCTACAGATGTAAGGGACAGACGTGGTACTTATGCTATCAGTGGTCCTTCAGATGTAGGGGACAGACGTGGTACATATGCTGTCAGTGGTCCTCCAGATGAAAATGACAGACGAGGTACATTTGCTATCAGCGGTCCTTCAGGTGCTAGTGATAGACGAGGTACTTATGATCTAGGTAAAGGCCCATGCACCTCGGAAGACTATGTAGGGCCAATTTgctcaaacaaaatgaaaaaggagatttTAGTTTTTGGTCAAGATTCTCTCAACACTAAGCCCATGGGACCTATTCCAGATTTAAGCGAATTTGATGATCTCCCATTTACTGATGAACTCCCTACCCCTGAAGTTACTGTAAGTGATCGTACATTTCAGAGTGATTCTGTTGAATCTTCTAGAGAAGTGTCGGAACTTTCAGAGAAATATATGGAGACACCATTTAAGAGTAATGAAGTAAAGAATGCTTCACATGAGGATATACCTTTGCCAGTCACTAGTGTAATGGTAGATAATTGTGTGACTTTACAACCTCCAACagctaaagaaaattatattccaCGAGGAAAACAGATACCAAGGACACCCAATGAGAATGACTCAAAGGAAAAGAGCAACTCTTTGGTAAACAGTACTGGAACTGAAACTACATTCGAGCATTCCAGTATAGGAGGTGATCCCAATTTCTCTGTTCAGATATTTGTTGCAACTCCAAAGAGGCCCCAGAATGCTAATCTGACGGGAGCAAAAGAAGGTGATGTAGCATTGATTGAGATCCCCAAAGATGACAGTGATTTGCCTAGaaacaaaattcaaaacaatTATGACACTACGGCAGATACGAAAATAACACCTCAAGTAAAACAAAACTCTAAGCAGCTTCAGCCAAAATTGATGGAGGAAAGTCCTAGGACAGATTGGGATTCTAATCCTTCTGAAAAATATTCAGTTACCAGCAGTGTTGATCTTCAGGATAGGATTTTGGAAGATAAGTCGCCAAACCATCTTGCAGATTCTTCTCTCTGGAAGAAAACCAACATCTCAGACTTTGATGATTCTTTGGAGATTTTCCCCTCAAAGACTAGAAAAATAACCATGAAGAATGAGAATTCCATCACAGGTGACCTTGGTGGAGCAAGTAGAGTAGCAGAGGGTGAATTAACAAAAGACAATACTTCAATTGTGGATATCAAGAGGACTAAGATGGGTGATACTGAGAACAAGAATGAAAGTCATGGTAGTAGTGAGGAAGAGATGCAGAATAAGTATGCACTTCACAAAAATGAGTTCCGTGAAACATTAAAAGAGGACATAATGCATAATCCTGAGGGAAAAAGGAAGCAAGTTAGAGGTAATAGGAAGGAGAAAACCACAGAAATGTTGGAGAACCTTGATGTTTTAGCCCACACCCAGAAAAAGGATAAAGTCAAAGCAAGGGTAATGAAACTCGAGAAAAACGAACCTGAGGTTGAAAGCAACTCTGATAAATTAGGAAAtattaaagaagaggaaaacaacatGCTTCCAGAAAGGGAAGTTAATTTGAAACATAAGAGCAcgaaaagcaagcaagaaaaacgACAGAGATCTGCCAGATCTTGCAAGGAAAACAAACCTCATGATGCTGATCTTAATTCATCAAATGATACAGTACATAATGATAGCAACCAGCTTTTCTTACATCCAGTGAAGGCAAATAGGCAAGGGCAGAAGGAATCTCAAGATGACAGCCAAAAGAAAGCAGAAGACACTAAGTCAGTAAAAGAAGAACCTGTTGAACCCAAAGAAAAGAAATCTAGGCAAAGAAAAGCAGCTGAAGATAAAACAGTTAAGAGAAGaggtaggagaaaggaaaatgcaaTAAGTGAAGATTGTGGCAACATAGTGGAAACTGCTATAACAAAATCTGAAAAAGGTGAAAAACAGGATTCtgtagtagagccatctatagaAAAGGACACAAACAGCAAAAGTGATGAATTATCACCAGTCAAACCATTGCCCAGACGAGgcaggagaaagaaaattgaacCAGTAGAAATCCTCCAGATAACAGAGGATGAAGTCaatgtaaaaacaacaaaattatctTCCAGTGAAGCTTTGCCAGAGGTACCAGCTAAACAGATGCGAGGAAGGCTGTCAAGGAGAGCACCAAAAGACCCTCCGCCCAAGGAAAATAATGTTGAATTAAATGAAACCATACCTGTTCAGAAGGGTAAAAAGAAATCAGATGTAGAAGAGAAAATGACCATAAAGAAGAAAAGTGCTTCAGTATGCAATACTTCTGAAGACAAGAAGGCTGCTGATAAACTGACAGAACCTGTATTACAAGAAGTAGTAAAGGAAACATTGCAGCCAGAACCAAAATCcaggacaaagagacagacaaggaaaaagaatgaTGAGACAGTAATAAAAAGTCCTACCACTTCCATTCCAGCCAAGAAAAGTACAAAGCAAAAGAAGACACAGGAAGAAAATGCAGATCTGACAGTAGTAAAAGATAGCACTGAAGAGAACCTCATGGCAGAAACCAAGAAGAgtacaaggagaaagaagatacagATGGAAAATGTAGTTGTGGTGGAAGAGAAAGTAGAAACACTAGAAAAGGCTAAAACAGCAAGAGCAAGGAATGACAGAGGAAGCAAGAAGACACTAGATCCTGAaggagagttagtgagtgagaacattcaaaccaacaaaccaaaaggaaggagaaaaaaagccaGTCCCAGTGATAGTCTTATAGATGTCGAGGAACAAAACCAAGAAGCCAAAGAAAAGGAAGTTCAGAAACAGTCCTTGAAAGCTCCCAGGGGTTCTCGTAAAAAGAAGAATGCAGAGATATCACCAGATGTTTCATCCCAGGAAGTTCTTCCAGCTGCTGGTCGTCCTGGACGGCGATGTAAAGCCAAAGCTTCAGCAGCAATTGCCGAGACCTTAAATAGTTCTGACTCTGAATTTTTGAACACTATTAGAGCTTATAAATCCTAATTATGCAAGTAATTTGGTTTGCTAATTTACAGTTTTATATttgaaatattgttttttaataCATATGTTTGTTAATGGTATTTATATGTCTTCtgtttcattcctattttcatatacataaaagaaaaaagtaaatttcttctccttttctcatttgtCACTAAAGGATTGTGTTATGCTCCATTGTACTGACATGTCACTAGTTTTATGTCATTACATTACTAGTCAGTGCTTGTTGATTTGATATGtgacacacatactgtgtatttCAGTTAACTGAGCCAGGTTTTCAATGGTGCATCAAATGATCACTTCGCAAGATGGAAATTTTTAATCTCCATATTCATAAGTCTTCCATTTCTGTCTTTATTCTTGCTTTCCCATAATACTCatctttgctttattttccttttttttctaacaaaatGTATAGGCAGATTTACTTCTTTAATTTTACTGACACATTGcttttatccattattttttAAGATATGAGTATTATGTTTGACTACTTTACtgactataattttataaattcaCAAAACCCCAAAAGGCTGGAGAGATTCAGAGCTATGTGTGCTCACAGAAAAAATAGACTAGATGGCAAGTTTAACTGCAGGTACAAGGATTTTGCTACTTTTACCAtgtcatgcatgtgtgcgtgactATACGACTTGATATATTATTCTCCTTTAGGGGTTAATGCATAGGTATCATTTTATAGACTAATCTGTGATGTTTATCAGTTTAATGGCATTGTCATGTAGTGTATATTGAAAatgtaatgaattaattaataactcTTTGAGCTGATTGTActcgtcctattttttttttggatgaaTCAAAACTATAAATAATTTTGCCCATGTGATGTGGGAAAACTGCTCATgaacctatttttttttacactaaagTGGGACTAatgtataggtataaatacatTACAATAAAACCGAATTATCTTATTTACCTAAAATTGATCATAGAAAACAGTTGATATTCATCAAGAGatggaaaattttatttttttctcagataTTCTCATATTTAAAGATTTATCTTGAAAATGTGAAACCTGTCAAATAATGCAAATTGTGACgttttatgataaaaacaaaataaaaataaatatgaataagttGTTTATCAGTCTATGTAATCCCATATAATGCTTTTCATGTGCtagaacatttatttatttgacagATTTGTACAATGTTCTACAGAGCAATAAGTAAGGCTTAGGTGGAGAGGGCTGGGACCCAATGGTGGGGATTTTCCCTGCCTTGGGCTTCAGCTCTCGACTCCACTAATTTTGCAcggtttttttccccctccttttttgtttccgtcccttctccaacccctaCTATCCACTTaccaaggtgtgagagccgtgctgaaaggataaaaggctCATTTTGTGCCactcctgaacggcctgagggagccatgggcatgataTTCCCCTGTTTTACTTGTCTAACTATCTCTTCCAAACATCTCTAGTCATGCCATGGCCATGATATTCCCCTGTTTTACTTGTCGAACTGTTTCGCTGCCAAACATCTCTTAGTCATgtcatggccagtaatgaagattttatacccttactaggggcaatgaggcttgcccccttcatcaaatagccccaccaactcaaactctcccgattccccgaccccaggctctcctttgaccacgactcggAACACTGCAACTActtccccctcctcaatgcctactagtacattatccaTCCAAGTCAACACTCgatctccaggagacattcctactctcccaacattctcaacttcacctctacccccacaatcttcttcatcaatcactccatcctcccttattactactttacagccttattgtccacctcttcGTAATAATAGCTCCCTCAACACTACTATTTCCACACGTCCCCATCCTTCTACCACCCCatctctatttagcccagccaaatgggaccgatttttcgtgatcccctcacagctccttactctgacaacactcttctcttccagcaatgtatCCAAAAATAAGttggcaaagtctctttccgtagccgacccgatcgTTTCCGTCTCGTCACAGTTATACCTGAAAACCAAGCTGtagcattatcaactctaacTGATTTTCTGGcaaccccattcctgcagaacctcatccaatcctcaatacttgtaccggaacggTCTCTATCTCCTcagcaaactgccctatctataacaaaaattggttcgattgtggagaagacttactcgcctgtcttacggacagtgctactccattcctcctagaggtcatcgtaagaaccccaaCAGCATGGTCAAActtaccttccctttaatgtttacattggtggagaatccatAAAATATATGGGAACCACCTCATTTGGCACATGTGTGTGACTGCAAATCTGTTTAAACGatcatggccaggttgggcacataaatGGAAGtggattaagggaggagtgaagctgggccatgactggaagagtgctggctTCAGGGAGGATGTTATTTCCATGcccaggatcctattcctgcccaccatGGCCGGCAGCGTAGattgtattacaaaaaaaaaaaaaaaaaaaaaaaaaaaaaagaatattacgattttttaattaaatgacacaaatatcaaaatgttaattattgttattacactgagttatggactatcTAGAGAGATGATACAGAGtcagtgcaaggaaaacagtctattaccatatggataaaacaaatcaattgacaaatatagacattggaaaattgggaaaaaatctaaaaacaCTGCGCAAAAAAGAGCAAATAATGCAACGGGGAGGTATGGTGTCTTGTCATCGAAcctgattgtttgtgtgtgcccaGCTTTCAAGCCATACACCTGTCAGAGTGGCCGCTCAAATAGACCTGATGCCCGTATTTTGGGCTATGTGCGggcatgatattaataaaaatcaaagatcataaaaatgacagaaaatataataaatatcaaagaaataataattatgataacaataaatgatactgataaagaataataatgattaaaagttataatagcgatcaaaataatgataaaaataataatgttgataacatataatgataaacatttatGAACATAATAATCCTTGAACACAAATGCAGCAGCGTGtgcacaaaaataaaaaggaaaatggccttattgtggctgttttccttttcataataatCCTTCTACACGGACCAGGCAGGGTGATTTAACTCCGTTTTGTTCCACTTTTAGCAACGATGCAGTTGTATGTTTGTCTCTACGATCCTATTTACTGGGATTGTTGAGTGGAGTGCGAATAATTATCACACAAGATATATAGAAAcagcatttacacacatatacaatcatactTCATTCGGTTTTCGGTCACCGCGTAAATCTTTTCTGTGGGTTGCGGAAAGGTTCCCCGCGTCCCTACGAATGTGGGCAGCGCTTAAAGGAAATGCCTCCCATGCCTCCAGCAGCAGTAAATCACCGCAAGGTTATTGGTTCAGAATGCATTCCAGGTTGATTGCAAAGTTGGCGTTTCTCTCTGCGTTGGTTGCTGTCATTACTGCTTTTCCAGTTTCAGGTGGAATCACAGACACCATCATACTGGACGACTATGTTGATGACGGTTATGATGAGCCTTATGACGATTACTTTTACGACTATAATGATTACCGTGTTTCTGAATATGGCATAAGCACTCGTCGGCCTCAGCCTATGGCAATTCTTTTTCAATAAAACCAGTTAATcaaattttttgtgtttgttactcgctcgcctatattgtggtgacgatctcgtcagtggcaatatggcacttcgacgtggtttgcgcagtgccgatacacgtatactaaaagagtttggtaccattgatgttttgccacctagaccactgacgaagagtgacattcttgctcgatactgagccttaaaaggacatggtaaccagacactaaaaggatgctcaaaagatagcttgccatgcaataatttgactattacggaatctcagattttatccaagttgcaggcggaaattgctgtgctgtatagcaaattcgacattaagacaatatcaccttggcatgaaagaaaaaataaagaaagagtactacgactccatcagaaatgtattctcgaaaactgtgattgtgtcattcaaggcaaggaaacaaccccgagaaatcctcaaggaagatatagattggtatgatgcaaaagtacaaagaagcaatggatcactcggagtGTTGATTAtcacgggaatttaacagactgaaatggaagcagacgaacaatgcagaagtcccatttatatgcaacagtgaagatattgcagaaatgtcttttgccagttggtgtcaggtgggtgggatttttttgttccctcctacacatctgcctgaccattgacaccatactgaccaagctggaaggagtttgtgatggtgatttgcccaataaatccaagattggaataaagaacaacaccataaagtgtctgaaagcactgaacaAAAATcgaagaacaatcagaagtatttttgattttgcaacaGTTCATTTCATGtactggcgttctgctgtgaacagcaatggaatgactcttttcagaactgctattgaaacatcaaggaggtatgccaggattggctgtgaacttggctttcctagcagctacttctcgtccatcaacagacatctgtataatgcagatggtacacttcttcccttggctgttgatcatgattacgtcgatgaagttgcaaagatcttgaaaagaggaattcgtgaaaaatggccatacacaccagccctattcaaaaataaggagaagcacaatttcactgcagaaaaactgtgtaatctgagtgtgaaagatttcatttcccaacatctgaccacagatttgaagtttgcatacttggcctatgatatgcatgaaatcgatatgtggaaacccaaaagttaattaatacctggccataatcaaaccTGTTAAAGgcagattggagacatgaaaaaaatgtgaagacataaacagaattgttgttgtaacagaaactagagaacggcgcagtcggagttataggcaatgtaaacaaaggagtagaatgaaaattatattgtatgcaatatataatgttccaaataaaatcattactagaatcctttccttttatagccttttgttaaataaaatatgttactttaaatcatttaagcgaagtgagaagtccgagagccaaagcatgctctcggcgacccaagcccgattcggtgggagagaacacaaagtaaagagaagtcaagcctactaattgaaaaattagtcttatggcaattcaagaactttatataatattaatttataatagaaataatttcatCTAAttatgttcatattatcattatcatcaatattattgttagtgctatttgtttttattatcatcatcgttttatcattaatattattatcctcattttcacctttatctgttgttgatgttattgttattactaatatcattattattttcattaattactattttcataatgtttattattactaatattatcactatagcTTATATAATCACTATAACAGTATCCATATAGCTAATACTGCTGTATATTTATTGTAATCATCgtcactgatatatatgtatatttatgtatgtatgtaaatatatgtaaatatatatataagtaaatatatatatctatatatatatgatccacaCTTGACGAAAACCATTAATTGGCACTAAAAAACTGAACTTTTACAGGCTAAAAGTTCAAACGTTTGGGAGATGGACTGCAAACGTAAACGGTAAAAGGCTtattgtaaaacaaaacaaagatttgATCAACTGGTTTTATTGAAAAAGAATTGCCATAGCATCTGCAAACCTCTGGAGCGCTGTAGGCTGAGGCCGACGAGTGCGTATGCCATATTCATGAACACGGTAATCATTATAATCGTAAAAGTAATCGTCATAAGGCACAGCATAATCGTAATCAACATAATCGTCCAGTATGATGGTGTCTGTGATTCCACCTGAAACTGGAAACGCAGTAATGACAGCAACCAACGCAGAGAGAAACGCCAACTTTGCCATCAACCTGGAATGCATTCTGAACCAATAACCTTGCGGTGATTTACTGCTGTTGGAGGCATGGGAGGCATTTCCTTTAAGCGCTGCCCACATTCGTAGGGACGCGGGGAACCTTTCCGCAACCCACAGAAAATATTTACGCGGTGACCGAAAAACGAATGAAGTATGATTGTATACGTGTGTAAATGCTGTTTCTATATATCTTGTGTGATAATTATTCGCACTCCACTCAACAATCCCAGTAAATAGGATCGTAGAGACAAATATACAACTGCATCGTTGCTAAAAGTGGAACAAAACGGAGAAAAATCACCCTGCCTGGTCCGTGTAGAAGGattattatgaaaaggaaaacagccacaataaagtatttttcctttttatatttgtgCACACGCTACAGCATTTGTGTTCAAGGATTATTATGTTCatacattttaatcattataatatgttatcaacattattatttttatcattatatgttatcaacattattatttttatcattatatgttatcaacattattatttttatcattatatgttatcaacattattatttttatcattatatgttatcaacattattatttttatcattatatgttatcaacattattatttttatcattatatgttatcaacattattatttttatcattatatgttatcaacattattatttttatcattatatgttatcaacattattatttttatcattatatgttatcaacattattatttttatcattatatgttatcaacattattatttttatcattatatgttatcaacattattatttttatcattatatgttatcaacattattatttttatcattatatgttatcaacattattatttttatcattatatgttatcaacattattatttttatcattatatgttatcaacattattatttttatcattatatgttatcaacattattatttttatcattatatgttatcaacattattatttttatcattatatgttatcaacattattatttttatcattatatgttatcaacattattatttttatcattatatgttatcaacattattatttttatcattatatgttatcaacattattatttttatcattatatgttatcaacattattatttttatcattatatgttatcaacattattatttttatcattatatgttatcaacattattatttttatcattattttgatcgctattataacttttaatcgttattattctttatcagtataatttattgttatcatgattattatttcgttgatatttattctattttctgtaattttcATTTGATGATAATTTGCAGTATAAATGCAAAACGTAATAATATAGTCTAGAGTACATTTGGGTTATAGTTAGCGCTCTAGCAATTACTAAGACATCTGGTTGAAATATACTAAttaccaagatatatatataagtttatcatGTACAAACTGCATCGCTACTAAAAGTGGAACAAGACGGTGATAAATCACCCTGCCTGGTCCGTGTAGAAGGattattatgaaaaggaaaacagacacaataaggccattttcctttttatttttgtgcaCACGCTGCTGCATTTTATTATGTCcatcaatttttatcattatgatattttatcaacattattatttttatcattattttgatcgctattataacttttaatca
This sequence is a window from Penaeus chinensis breed Huanghai No. 1 chromosome 10, ASM1920278v2, whole genome shotgun sequence. Protein-coding genes within it:
- the LOC125029782 gene encoding protein ELYS-like, which produces MSALETEIASLVQDKYLMTSLGVSVSQWSAEALARAYQRLLSVYDSCFDFPSSTSCVKAKLQHVQKCLRLLGIGHLAPKLDELTDTGRALRIISALDDKISAKHSVQIAAKRNRVIIKQEELRNKPAKKVVKVPVRKENFEQENVDPNIISTNPEEPVGKVSISTSSSGVIMTQNEWLVQQKADSQPTEAPKEEKIATIIPTGRQLPRTPVKPSDLPPEDTDSPETSCAIENNDQDSPFLSVAPAGNHIPSGRQLPRTPKAEEDFNSSDDQSEFRNSESLLEEKSHHSITLATQKKSETNRRGTFVLPTPPRCQQTVLLSEDSLIDSERRGTFTFPPHSGYENKDSYSEVSEGTGDRRGTFTFPSPLENERDDDTMLDRRGTYTFPPPAEFKGEDSYGEEVDSEENRSTFTLPPPVGYEGEESHSNVTEGDAARRGTFTLPPPSGCGEYDTYSAANAPNRRGTYNVSSTEMDGESLDSSQDEDDNIFLSETNRRETFAIPLHSEKEERRGTYAISGPSDDDRRGTYAISGPTDVRDRRGTYAISGPSDVGDRRGTYAVSGPPDENDRRGTFAISGPSGASDRRGTYDLGKGPCTSEDYVGPICSNKMKKEILVFGQDSLNTKPMGPIPDLSEFDDLPFTDELPTPEVTVSDRTFQSDSVESSREVSELSEKYMETPFKSNEVKNASHEDIPLPVTSVMVDNCVTLQPPTAKENYIPRGKQIPRTPNENDSKEKSNSLVNSTGTETTFEHSSIGGDPNFSVQIFVATPKRPQNANLTGAKEGDVALIEIPKDDSDLPRNKIQNNYDTTADTKITPQVKQNSKQLQPKLMEESPRTDWDSNPSEKYSVTSSVDLQDRILEDKSPNHLADSSLWKKTNISDFDDSLEIFPSKTRKITMKNENSITGDLGGASRVAEGELTKDNTSIVDIKRTKMGDTENKNESHGSSEEEMQNKYALHKNEFRETLKEDIMHNPEGKRKQVRGNRKEKTTEMLENLDVLAHTQKKDKVKARVMKLEKNEPEVESNSDKLGNIKEEENNMLPEREVNLKHKSTKSKQEKRQRSARSCKENKPHDADLNSSNDTVHNDSNQLFLHPVKANRQGQKESQDDSQKKAEDTKSVKEEPVEPKEKKSRQRKAAEDKTVKRRGRRKENAISEDCGNIVETAITKSEKGEKQDSVVEPSIEKDTNSKSDELSPVKPLPRRGRRKKIEPVEILQITEDEVNVKTTKLSSSEALPEVPAKQMRGRLSRRAPKDPPPKENNVELNETIPVQKGKKKSDVEEKMTIKKKSASVCNTSEDKKAADKLTEPVLQEVVKETLQPEPKSRTKRQTRKKNDETVIKSPTTSIPAKKSTKQKKTQEENADLTVVKDSTEENLMAETKKSTRRKKIQMENVVVVEEKVETLEKAKTARARNDRGSKKTLDPEGELVSENIQTNKPKGRRKKASPSDSLIDVEEQNQEAKEKEVQKQSLKAPRGSRKKKNAEISPDVSSQEVLPAAGRPGRRCKAKASAAIAETLNSSDSEFLNTIRAYKS